A single region of the Acidobacteriota bacterium genome encodes:
- the rpoN gene encoding RNA polymerase factor sigma-54, which yields LAEHLEWQVGLSRLTEKEREIARTLIGNLREDGYLLVTVEEAAAASGTSPAEVEAVLAVVQVMDPVGAAARDLRECLLVQLRALGSPNPLASRLVADHLERLGVDTPAQIASRLGVKKEEVEEALALIRHLDPKPGLRFNNPVNPTVVPDVIVEKDADGYRVLLNEDGLPRLRISRQYRTMAEEGSPEAGEEALAYLRDKVRSAMWFLKSIEERQRTIFKVAREIVDFQRDFLDRGPSFMRPLVLRDVAERVGVHESTVSRVVSNKYMQTPRGIFPMKYFFNTGINTLDGADVSALRVKERIKALVETEPPGRPHSDQQIADLLRREGILLARRTVAKYREEMNIPTSGRRKGRAHS from the coding sequence CTCGCCGAACACCTCGAGTGGCAGGTGGGCCTGAGCCGCCTCACGGAGAAGGAGCGGGAGATCGCCCGGACCCTCATCGGCAACCTGAGGGAGGACGGCTACCTGCTGGTAACCGTGGAGGAGGCGGCCGCCGCCTCGGGGACCTCGCCCGCCGAGGTGGAGGCGGTGCTCGCCGTGGTCCAGGTCATGGACCCCGTCGGGGCCGCCGCGAGGGACCTCCGCGAATGCCTCCTCGTCCAGCTCCGGGCCCTGGGGAGCCCCAACCCGCTGGCCTCCCGCCTGGTGGCCGACCACCTGGAGCGGCTGGGAGTGGACACGCCTGCCCAGATCGCCTCGCGGCTGGGCGTGAAGAAGGAGGAGGTGGAGGAGGCCCTCGCCCTCATCCGGCACCTGGACCCGAAGCCGGGCCTGCGCTTCAACAACCCCGTGAACCCCACGGTGGTTCCCGACGTCATCGTGGAGAAGGACGCCGACGGGTACCGCGTCCTCCTCAACGAGGACGGTCTGCCCCGCCTGAGGATCAGCCGCCAATACCGCACCATGGCGGAGGAGGGATCTCCCGAAGCCGGGGAGGAAGCCCTCGCCTACCTGCGCGACAAAGTCCGCTCGGCCATGTGGTTCCTCAAGAGCATCGAGGAGCGCCAGCGGACGATCTTCAAGGTCGCCCGGGAAATCGTGGACTTCCAGAGGGACTTCCTCGACCGGGGGCCCTCCTTCATGCGCCCCCTGGTCCTGCGCGACGTGGCCGAGCGGGTGGGCGTCCACGAGTCCACCGTGAGCCGCGTCGTCTCGAACAAGTACATGCAGACCCCGCGGGGGATCTTCCCCATGAAGTACTTCTTCAACACGGGCATCAACACCCTGGACGGGGCCGACGTGTCCGCTCTTCGCGTGAAGGAGCGCATCAAGGCCCTGGTCGAAACGGAGCCGCCGGGCAGGCCACACAGCGACCAGCAGATCGCGGACCTCCTTCGCCGGGAGGGGATCCTCCTGGCCCGCCGGACGGTGGCCAAGTACCGAGAAGAGATGAACATCCCCACCTCCGGGCGGAGGAAGGGGCGCGCCCATTCGTAA
- the raiA gene encoding ribosome-associated translation inhibitor RaiA, with amino-acid sequence MRVEYSGRNLTLTDALKTKAEKKLAKLERFTGPILSAHASFEVEKNLHRVNLVVHCAKERIYKASGLAEDMYMAMNDAADAVEQQAQKDKTRRLSRRTKGASSAAEASPEEEEEEEGPPRRARRRGPPVAVRDDLFHPKPLAPEDAVLLLLEGDGPVLVFPEKGTGRVAVIFRDAKQGLGIVRPPGKP; translated from the coding sequence ATGCGAGTCGAGTACTCGGGAAGGAACCTGACGCTCACCGACGCTCTCAAGACCAAAGCCGAGAAGAAGCTGGCCAAGCTGGAGCGCTTCACGGGGCCCATCCTCTCGGCCCACGCCTCCTTCGAGGTGGAGAAGAACCTCCACCGCGTGAACCTGGTGGTCCACTGCGCCAAGGAGCGGATCTACAAGGCCAGCGGCCTGGCCGAGGACATGTACATGGCCATGAACGACGCCGCAGACGCGGTGGAGCAGCAGGCCCAGAAGGACAAGACCCGCCGCCTCTCCCGTCGCACGAAGGGCGCCTCTTCCGCGGCGGAGGCCTCCCCGGAAGAGGAGGAGGAGGAGGAAGGCCCACCGCGGCGGGCCCGTAGAAGGGGCCCGCCCGTGGCCGTACGCGACGACCTCTTCCATCCCAAGCCCCTCGCCCCGGAGGACGCGGTCCTGCTCCTCCTGGAGGGAGACGGGCCCGTTCTGGTCTTCCCCGAAAAGGGGACCGGCCGGGTGGCGGTGATCTTTCG